cttatgggagaatataaaatgaataaagtgtaattaatagtaaaaaaataaaaaaattaaaaaaagaattgtaaaattaaaaaaataacaaaacctaaACAACATATATTGTAAGGTTATTTATTCCAAATTTTAGATCGGCATTCTTGAAAACTAAATTATACATGAAGATGTTTAGAAGAGATGTGCTTAATTTGCTTTGATATGGAAATATATACACATggaatataaaagaaatatagcAATGGGATCACTGTTGTAGACTTTATATGCCTTGTAATATACCTTCTCTTgttgttcattgttttttttaaaaggttGAGTTAATGTTTTGAAGAGTACTTTGAATATTACAGATGCAGTCCgttttaaatgaaaacaactaaaaaataataataaaaggacaTGACAATTAAAAGCCAGCCCCTCCTGTCTTAATAAAACACAGACTTAAGATACATAACAAAGGTTTCTTTTCAGAATGAAGGAGATCATACAAACTAGGTTTGAGAGTACTTTTATGTTTGTTGCTTAAAGGTAAACTCAGAAGCGTTTTGCCTTCTTTTGCTCTGGTAGTAAAAGAAGCAACTTTTACTCTTCTGTTCTCTTTTACTCTTCTTTTACTCTTCTGTTCACAAAAGGTGGGTGTCTTCATAATATTCGTTTATTCTATCTGAGCTGAGAGTATGGACTGTCTGACTTTCTGTGTCATTGGTTCCTCTGTCTTTTGCAGGTTTACGTGTTCTGTTTTCTTACTGtgaaattattataatttttttaaaacattgacTAAGATTTCCAGCAGTATGTAAGACTGTCAATCATCAAGATTTTGGTCAGCTTTGCTAATTGCTAAGATTTTACGTATTTTCACATCTCTGGGTGTTATTCTGCACATAGATCTGATCCTAAGGATAGTGCATAATAACCAGTGCATAatagccaggactgcacagtgTGTGCCTGAGACAACCTTATATGTGTAATGAACAAAAAGACAAGattgatgagatttttttttctgcttatcaTTGTTAAAGGTGTACATATTTTGCTTTAAATTGTCacctttttctgtttccatgctgTTTTATTCTAATGGGCCCCAAAATGTCATCTCCTAATTgtttaacagaatcagaaatcaAAGGAGAAAGGTCTACCTTTAGAGAACAATGGGATTTCTCTGAAGAAGATGACCCCATAATGCCCAGCCTAACACCTCTTGGAAATCTTGCCTGCCAGGTGAAGGAccttttaaaatatctaaaactTGGAAACTTTTAGAATCCCAATTTCTAGTTATAGCATACTGaactcttaaaacaaaacaatctagTCTATATACTTGTAAGACTCTTCCATTGCTTCCCATTGTGTCCCCAACTGAAACCAATTCCTGAATAgcccttctggcctcttctggagTCCCAACTCTTCAAAGGCCCCTTAAAAATCTCAGCCAGCTCTCTAGATATCATGCTACCCTAAATGGAGCATTGCATTTTTGCCAGCAAACAGCTAAGCCAAACACTGAGTAAAGCCCTTCCCAAATGTTAATATATAATTCAGTTCCCTGActcttatgtttttttgttgctgtgactgcCTGACACAGGTAGATAAGGAAACAGCCTGCACTACCTTTTCCTACACTGATCTCCAGAAGGCAGTTAACAAACTCCTAACTGCTTCACCATAAAGGCTGGCATTTGTGAAAGGGAGGACTGGAGAATGGTGAGGAgttgaggtgagagggaggggctgagagaggaggaagggtgattgggatgtaatataaaataatttttaaagtcaaCATTTTGATAGTCGTGTTGTTTATTTAGAAAAGGATCCGGGGTACTGGAGACTaatctcagtggttaagggcatttGTTATGACAAAGGagtaggttcaatttccagcatccacatggtggcttaaaactgtaattccagttccagaggcttcAACACTCCTCTGACTACCTTGGGTACCAGGAGTGCATtggtacatacatgcaggcagaaccctaatgcataaaacaacaacaacaagtcaAGGGCTACAAAGTAAATCAGATAATCTGAATTTGGGAAACTGATGCCTTCTCAAGCAAATAATATTCTCTCATGAGCTAAAATACTATCTACTACTTAATGACCCAAACATCTTGTCATACAACTAAAGAAAATGTAGGATTTAGGCATACCCTCTCAGATATAATTTTTAGAAAGGTAATTAAATTAAttgaaataattatataaaaaatgatATATTCATATGACACTTCTTGAAGGTTCTTGTTTCTTGTGGCAGTGTAGTTTCCAATTTAGCCTATCCTACTCCAAGCCTAATAAAGGAACTTCCAATTACTTCATGAACACTCTGTATCATATACCTTTACCAGGCTATCTCTAGCTAATTTGGCCTATAAAATCTTATTCTAGATATAAACAGACTTCTGTAAGGAATATGTCTCTTAAATCTTGGTACCAAGGCTTTTTCAAACAAATATATTCAAATTACAGAAAGAATCAACTTTCACCAGAACTAGTGTTTTCAGTATAAACTGCAAAATGGTTAAAATATTTTACCTGGATTAATTTTCTGGAACAGAACGTTTTGCACTTCCAACATCCATTGCAAACATTTTGGAAATCCTCTAATTTAAAAGAAACTTCCTATAGAACTACCCTGCTATGAAATTAAGAGTTTTATTAACAGCATTGTTTTCTAAGTAGATTAGTTTTCAGCTTTGGTGGTGATGGGAGGGGGGTGGGTGTAGCATTGAGTCAAGATAGTACATGCCCTTATAAATGTGTCCTGCTATGTTTGTTTGAGTGAAAAcaggtatgaacatatgaaaaatgCATAAGACTGTTAAATCTTTTTACATACCCGAAAATAGTAAAACTTATGTGTGATTCTAGATAACCCAGTACCTAAATCAAAACAGgttgtgtgtgtatctatcttcattttagttttgctttttctgAATTCCCccaattgaatgaaaaaaaaaataagtaaaaatttaaacagtAATGGAATAGTAATTGTGTAAAATTTAGCAAATTTTAGGATGATAAAGACTGCTGAGCCATATTTTTCCTGCCTTACAAATAAAGGTGTGTATTTTAGTagagaagaaaaatgtttatGGAGATTATTGACTTCAAATGATATCCTACTGTATAACAATATATCAGAAACTTGTTTGTGTACATGCTCTCTGAAATTACTTTCTCTTTTAATGTTAAAAGAACCTGTTTCCCTTTATCAGAGAAAGCAGAAGTGAAATAGATAAAgatctgaaaataaaaacatattgatGCTTCTGCATACATGGTGTGTTCATTTCTCTgttatataaaagtatatatttaaaagtgATTTGCTTGTGAATGCATTGTGAGTGCATTATGTTCACTTAAAAGGAAACTTTTCCCCAGCTTGGCAGCTGAATAAACCAACAGCTGTGTACATGCTGAATGAAGTGTGGTCATTTGTCCTCAACAAATGAAACAGATCCCATTTTCCCTAGGCATATTCTAGATTCTCTAAGTATTAAATACTGTACCTGTTATGTCTTAGCTTCTTGAGAAAAGAAACAGTTTTGAAGAAAATGTCTCATTCCATTGGGACCCATCTTTTTgcctatatattttttaattatttttaattttatttttattaattgcagtttgtttgctttgaatctcagctgtagctctcttccctctcccctcccaacccaaccctcctctctcttcttcttctatgtccctcccccagtccaatgatagtgtaggtcctcctccccttctgtctgaccttagtctatcagtctcatcaggattggcttctttgtcttcctctgtggactggtaaggctgatcccccctcagctggaggggatcaaagagtcagcctatgagttcatgtcagagacagtccctgttcctattattggggaaccctcttggacactgagctgccatgggctacttctgtgcagggttctaggttatctccatgcatagtccttttttggagtatcagtctcagagaagacccctatgcccagattttttttttttggttttgttgctctccttgtggcactcctattccctccaagtctttctatctcccccttctttcctaagattccctgcacttcgcccaaagttcggttatgagtctcagcatatgttttgatacccttctaagtagagtcttttagaggccctctgtggtaagctcctgtcctgttccctattttctccctcttccgatgtccatctcagGACCCTTATTTTAAAGCACACTTTCTTCTAGATTTTCATACTTAGGTTATACAAAATGAAAACCGTAAACTTTTTGCTTATTATGTGCCAGAAGCTCAGGTATTGGAATGAATTTACCACTCTCACATTCTCCCTATGTGGGTTTCTGATGAAACATGTTCACTACAAATAGGATAAAGGTAAATTATATCACAtttaaagaagagagagagagagagaacatagttCTCAAAGGAGTAAAATAATGCTTTCTTAACATTTTAATGACAATCAGCAGTCTTTTGCTGAAGCAGTTCGGATGACCTTCGGTTATAGAAGTCCATAATCATGGCTTAATCTTATCTGTATCCTGAAAAGAGAAAACCCATACCCTGGAGGAAGACAAATGGTAGTGACCTGGACTAGCAGATCATTCTTCCtgggagaaagaagcagagatgaaaaataataaagacaggAAAGTTTGAGATCAGGAGGTCTTGCACAAGCTGATGGCTCATATAAGCAAATTTATTGTAAAATTTAGCACCTTATATACTGTATGCAAGGGGGGGGACATAGTGAGTAGGAAGCTAATAGTCTTAGAGAACATAGAATAGCTCAAGTTTATTACAGACCAAATATCCAGTGGCCTTGGGACTGATAACTCCACTCTGTCCAGGGGAAAAGTCAGGTACCCAGGAATGGAAACCTTAACTCCTTAGCAGTCCTGGCCCTGTAGCAAACCGGACTGCCAAGTCTACCCATGGGCAAGGACACAGAGCTAGGGTTCACTTTTTCTTTCATCAGGAATTCCAAGAGCCTTGGTTCAGCCTGGATCCCAAAAGGTAGGTCCTTCCAAGGGGAATTTCTTATTCTGATTCCTATCATGTACATACCTAAAAGTATTTCAGAGATTTAAAGCAATTAAGGCTGTAGAAATGACTTGCGTTGTTTTCATACTGATGCATGTTTAATAAAATGCCATCCTGTTTTTGACATCAGTGTTAGTACAGTGCTTTCTCTTAGAAAATGACTTTTCTGAAAGTGGAGCAGTTCCTATTCTCTAGTTCAGACACTTGGGATGAAAATGATATGGGTTACAACAcataaaaaatttgtttttaaaatgtgaaccTATATACATTGCCCTAAGCCATTTCTGCCCTTTTGGGTCACATTAAATGAGGTTAAACCCTAACCTATACACTGGTCCTTTAACTGTTTTAAAATGGCCTATCAAGGAGGACCTTAAATAAATGAGTAGGGCAGTCATCCAAGTATAATGAAGATTCATATAGAGATATAccccaataaataaataccatAGATAGTACTCATGTACAGAAAAGGTCATATATGCTAATTtcatatttattataaaaataactaaaaataatacaGCAGAAAGATTCCACTAGGATTGTATGTtgaatgaaactgaaaaaaattatgtgAGAAAACTTAAGATGACTGGAAGGTCACATGAAAATTCCTGGGATTGCTTGGGGAGTTAGGCCATATTTAACCAGTAGTCTTCCAGTAGATCAGGATCTTGCTTGGCCTAACAAGATTAAAGCAGTTCCTAGTAAACACAGCCAAAGTGAGGTGTCTGTTATATCAAAACAAGAAGACCAAGAAGGTAGTTAAATAAGTAAGGTTTGGTATCTCTGACTTGTGGGTAGAGAATAACGCTTGGATTACCTGCTAAGCATAAGCCAAATATTATAGTCCCATCTATGCTATGTAACAGGACTTGGCAACCCAACAAAAATTGTTTTACAGTGTGTTAATTGGGCAGAGGTCCAATAAGAACCACTCCTTTTGTGGATCTCTAAGAAGGATGCAAAGGTGTAACAATCTTCCAACAATAAGAACCTACAGATTGACTTTTATGATTATACCATTAATGAACTAATGGTTTGACAGAGTGAAAGAGCTCTGGTGGCATAAATAAGGGGACAACATCACATAAATACTCCACATTCCTTTATTCattgaaaactatttttattttttaattttttttatttattctttattacaatttatttgctttgtatcctggctgtgggccctccctcatcttctcccaatccctccctacctccctatACTCCTCCTATGCCACTCCCATAGGCTacttataggggaggacctcctccccttctttctgaccctaacctatcaggtctcatcaggattggctgcactgtcttcctctgtggcctggcaaggctgcaacctccAGAAGGAGGTAATCAGAGAACCTGctcctgagttcatgccagagacagcctctgttccccttactagagaacccacttggagactgagtctatgggctatatctgagccggAGATTTAGGTCTCCATCTTCTCCATGCTTTGTCGTTGGATGGGTTATCAATCTCTGCAGAACCCCTAGGGctcagggtttgtttttttgttgttgttttggctctgttgctctccttttggagctcctgtcccctccaggtctttctatctccctgttctttcataaaattccatgcactctgaccaaagtttggctatgagtcgctgcctctgcttccataccttgatcagtagagactttcagaggccatctgtaatAGGCTCCTAtcttattccctgtcttctcctgcttctatcgcatttgcccttctgaatgaggattgagcatcttccctggggtcttccttgttgtttagcttctttaggactatagatcttagtatgtttaacctatgtAATATTTCTAATAATATCACTTATAAGCGAGTAATACCGTGtgggtctttttgcttctgggttacctaactcaacatgatcttttgtagttcgcgccatttgcctgcaaatttcatgatttccttgtttttaattgctgagtagtattccattgtgtaaatgtaccacgatttctgtgtcaattcctcagttgagggacacctaggttgtttccagattctgtctattatgaatagagttgctatgaacatggttaagcaaatgtccttgttgtatagttgagcatattttgtatatatgcctaggagtggtatgactggatcttgaggtggcactattcctaattgtctgggaaagcgccagattgatttccaaagtggttgtacaagtttacattcccaccagcaatggaggagggttcccctttctccacatcctctccagcatgtgttatcacttgaggttttgattttagccattctgatgggggtaagatgaaatctcagggtcattttgatttgcatctccctaatgaataaggatgttgaacatttctctaagtgcttctctgccattcaatattcctctattgagaattctttgtttagaacTGTACCctagttttaaattggattacttggtttgttggtgtttaacttctcaagttctttatatattctcaatattagacctctgtcagatatagggttggtgaagatcctttctcaatccttaggctattgttttgttctgatgacagtatcctttgctttacagaagcttttcagtttcatgaagtcccatttatagattgtcgatcttagagcctgtgctgttggtgttctgttcaggaaattgtctcctgtgccaatgagttctaggctcttactTTTTCCtttaaccaatttagtgtgtctgattttatgttgaggtcttttatccacctagattttagttttgtgcaggttgataaatatggatctattttcatttttctacatgtagacatccagttagaccagcaccatttgttgaagatgctttcttttatccaTTGACAGAGagagtttgctgcctgaacagtcaccaataactctctataatgttggagcattatcttcagccttctggctcagaatatttgaaagacacatatgtgaagcaggaactatttaggacttgcttaccctatCTTGGCAGAGTTCcacagtcaacttgtcctgcatttaagctcgACCATTTGGGGCAGAATTCTGTCCATCATgaaatgagggcattttctttttgcccaTATGGCTCGTTtgtcacatttgaagccatctcatatggaggttcttcaatgcttatcatcttctttgaggtaggcagggtgcttccaggagatgacctgtctcatagtcaaagaatctttaaaataataaagacatttttaaatgccatattctgtaggtctctgaagtttttgaagacttacctatatttatgtaatagacctgtctacaaaatcatatctatctgttaaacctaggatgtatactcctgtgataaattagactagtgtctgacataactatgagttgattaactagcaattaacttgtactacctaataccctaaacagtttgtaatataGTTtgaaagtattggaagtaaccttgaatttgtatcaatatactaaaatttaccagtgtattaaaattacttatttttgcatcaatatacagaatcttataccagagttaaaaataaccttatttaagaataacaaataaaaccttaagttgagaagattcaataatctacctttttgtcttattattccccGTTCTTTCTTctcaaccccttttctccttatctaagaaagaaagaaaaaaggaaaagaaagaaatccctgagtctaaccttgttttctctctgaataagacaataaataatttataaccatctcccaatgacaataaacattcatagccacagaaaacagcCCAAAGCCTACCCAATGCCCTTTAAAGAAAATTGGATGTCGTTCTCATGAATTTTCTTTtggacacacagaaatcctgttggAGGGCCCAAAGGAAACtggggaaaatggttaattaagcaagcattaacatttgtggtccagtctttgattGTAGAGAAAtgtcaggcttaatagaagtcctgtttggagcagtccaaaatgctggaccagttgaggttagtagctttcttcaaagctctcttgggagcaggctttgatgagaaacagcaattgaagcagctgaggcagaagttagcagaatgctggaacatgcaagatgctggaacgggtgtgtcaatgtctcagcatgctggaggGATGAATTCTGTCACATTTGATCCAGTGTCCCTAgtgtctggtccttttgttctgaaaacatatgatttctcacaagcattatacagtcctaaaattataaatgtatgagatgtgcaggatgaaactaaactgtaaaccaattttatctatgccaattaaaagaatggcataatcaattttgaggatattgtagccaaggatttattggccatgtatcgttgaagttctggctggaaacattttttatgtctcattcAGTTTCGGAGTTGTTCCCAAGTGAACGGATCACCAATTTATGTTACTtgttctgtttagtcttcttgatttctctcttctggtgtgtggcCAAGATGTTCAGGtagtcttcctctgtcatttctgatttttattagttttaaagGAACCTAtatttctcttcctctgtatGAATATACACAAAACTTCTTCCCCAGCATAACATATTCCCCgttctccattttggaattaggacctTTATATGCTGCCATAATTCAGCAGTCCCTTCTAAATTCTGCTGTATCTAAGCAGGTGTGCTACTTAtctaatttaaacattttaaaattgatatataattatttaatctattttggggaGATATTACATTTCCCTTCTGGTTAtgaccatctttttaaaattactgtcaGATACTTTCATAACAGGTTGACCTGTAGAATTATAAGTTCTATCTGTAACAGGTTTCATGTcatgtctaaaatattgttgtATTCCAAAGAATATACATGCTGAAGCATCACCATCCCCAATTTGcaagggcatctccaaaacattcaccATCCCTAACAAATGTGTAACTTTAGCATTgtgctctccagaatttaaggcaaaagcctactggaattctgaatatgaatctatggcatggtgcatgtatttcagttctccaaactctgcCAAAATGGAGAGCTTTTTCCTGTTTAGACAAcactaaacaggatctgcatttctactttagcatatagaCTTTAGTAATTGAACCTTAACAATACACACACAGTATCTAGTCCGACCAAGTCGGCCTATAGCTGAATACTTCTCTCCAGTATCTCAATGGGCTGTCATTTTGCAGTATCTTTAACCCTCTGTGGACTTTTTTCATCTGCAACTACCTCTTTTGGTGTTACTCTAAGTACCAGATTGGATTGCTCTGAAggctctctattttgattcaaagattcccccaacctcttctatggcctttaatttttctttattcctagaacattgttcaatccaaataggttggtcagccagCCACCTTACTATTAAGCCTATAGGTGTTTTATCAGTGCtggcttcccaacatgaaattgaaaagacagcctctgaTGTATTTTGTTTACGGACAGTCTGAACAGTCTGTAACTggttttgatggcattttaaaaataattttaacttctttaacaGGAGTACTGTCTGATTTTTTTGGCTTGCCTCTGAaattggggggatgttaatctgggttttCCAtctgtaacagatctcttcctcataagtttatggctatctcagccacatatggccttaattttcctatttgaccttctggtcctatacatttaagccacttgacactttgttttactttagataaagttccaactccttggaattgtaTATCTacctcttgaagtggccaatCTGGGGACCAGGATTTAAGAGTGATatttgtgacatcagccccagtatccaccatgccTTCATTTCAATATATTATTTAAAGTTATCTTTAACTTTAGCCTTTGATCATTATAGAAGTTTTCCAacatacttgttttttgtttccttcctggATTTTTAATTTATCCATAGAACTTGCTCTGACCTCACTGtctgattttttaatatttattcccagagcagtgtctttaatttttttgtagaGGAGTATCCTCGTCCTGTATTGGGGCCGTTGAGAGGCTCCTTTGGGCATTTTTTATAAAGGATTACCCCGTTTATCTGTTGCTGCTCTACACTCACTAGGCCAAGGTAGACTCTTACCACATCTTCTGCGTATTCTAGGAAGCAGAGGCTCcgtttttgaattattttggtttttcttgtAATGTCCTTTGTAGTAACCTTGCCCACCACAATTGACATTTCCTAAGGTCTTTAAGGGTAGCTTCTCCCATTAAGATCATAGTGGGAGACTGAGTTCTGGTGTCAATcctatttctaatccattcgtctattgGTGTGgctcttgctcttaatggccttatcgCGTCTTTGATTTAGTATCAGCATTTTcgaaagctaaagattctattagtgcctTTCTAGCTAGTGAATCTGATATACTTTTATCTACAGCCaaggtcaatctttgcaaaaagttagtgTATGTTTCATTTGGATATTGTATGACcggggagaatggctcaagcctttttcctgtttccttaacctTGTCCCAGGCATTTAAGGCTGccaatgctaaggtttcttcattatatacagcttgtatctctgtgtcactATATTGTCCACCAGCAAagagctgttccttagaaacactaACACCTCTCGCTCTATTTTTGTGGGCTacctctctagcctcttctctccaccatgaaagccattgtaaatatggcctgtgttctaatattgcctttgccatatcctcccagtcttttgggattactctacttctGAGTGACCAGGAAGGCAGCATTTGTTTCACAAATGGTGactgcattccaaaattagtgatactttccttaaatttcctccgatctagcacttccacagggcacCTTTTAGCTTCGTGGTAATCCtatggatgatcatcatctgctggtgtctgctgtatactgactggataagccaacATTTCTTTTCTAACCGCCTTtcgttggctttctttatttttatctttcgcctctgcctgagtattttctttacttagtattctaaactgttctcttaaggtctgtacccatatttcacacctatctctctgttgcttgttttgttcaataatctcttggatctcttgttttatgtctcACTTTcaacttttaacttttttctttatattgttctagttgttctttgtgctgatccagtatcttttctaaagcctttgtctttgagaagacataaaaggctaatccaatgattaaagttaaattgaggactataaACGTAACCATAGTCGTAATTtctaaattttcctttatttctgccttaaaaccatagaagagattatcagccaa
This genomic window from Meriones unguiculatus strain TT.TT164.6M chromosome 12, Bangor_MerUng_6.1, whole genome shotgun sequence contains:
- the Dcaf16 gene encoding LOW QUALITY PROTEIN: DDB1- and CUL4-associated factor 16 (The sequence of the model RefSeq protein was modified relative to this genomic sequence to represent the inferred CDS: inserted 3 bases in 2 codons; deleted 1 base in 1 codon; substituted 5 bases at 5 genomic stop codons); translated protein: MGPKMSSPNCLTESEIKGERSTFREQWDFSEEDDPIMPSLTPLGNLACQVKDLLKYLKLGNFXNPNFXLXHTELLKQNNLVYILVRLFHCFPLCPQLKPIPEXPXLASSGVPTLQRPLKNLSQLSRYHATLNGALHFASKQLSQTLSKALPKCXYIIQFPDSYVFXCCCDCLTQVDKETACTTFSYTDLQKAVNKLLTASP